In Micromonospora sp. NBC_01813, the following are encoded in one genomic region:
- a CDS encoding Rv0361 family membrane protein: MTQPPSGDAQPPDGQPEQAAPGAAGESAAPATGQPIPPPPWRPLDPATEQTAAQPTGQPATPPSPPPFAAPPAQPPFATPPAQPPFATPPAQPPFAPSGQPPFAPSGQPPFAPSGPSGQSPFAPSGQPGAFGPPSFGPPPGSPPPFGQPSFGPPPMGMAAPGAAPADEAPAGKRRGLLIASLVLAVVLVLCGGGGIAAFLVINNLETGSGAAEPVAAVDQFLQAVYTDRDVTAAADLVCREARDETALIEKVEEIEGYSSTYRNPEFEWNVPTVDEQTEERAVVSVTVRMITEDERSAEQDLSFVVVQKSSWFVCDVS, from the coding sequence ATGACGCAACCGCCCAGCGGCGACGCCCAGCCACCGGACGGCCAGCCCGAGCAGGCCGCCCCCGGCGCCGCCGGGGAGTCGGCGGCTCCTGCCACCGGCCAGCCAATTCCGCCGCCTCCGTGGCGTCCCCTCGACCCGGCCACCGAGCAGACCGCTGCTCAGCCCACCGGGCAGCCGGCCACCCCGCCGAGTCCGCCACCGTTCGCGGCCCCGCCGGCTCAGCCGCCGTTCGCCACCCCGCCGGCTCAGCCGCCGTTCGCCACCCCGCCGGCTCAGCCGCCGTTCGCCCCGTCAGGGCAGCCGCCGTTCGCCCCGTCAGGGCAGCCGCCGTTCGCCCCGTCAGGTCCGTCGGGGCAGTCGCCGTTCGCCCCGTCAGGGCAACCCGGCGCGTTCGGGCCGCCGTCCTTCGGGCCGCCGCCCGGCTCGCCGCCGCCGTTCGGGCAGCCGTCCTTCGGGCCACCGCCCATGGGCATGGCAGCTCCCGGTGCCGCGCCGGCTGACGAAGCGCCGGCGGGAAAGCGACGCGGACTACTCATCGCCTCGCTGGTGCTCGCCGTGGTCCTGGTGCTCTGCGGCGGCGGCGGGATCGCCGCCTTCCTGGTGATCAACAACCTGGAGACCGGCAGCGGCGCGGCCGAGCCGGTCGCCGCGGTGGACCAGTTCCTGCAGGCGGTCTACACCGATCGCGACGTGACCGCCGCCGCCGACCTGGTCTGTCGGGAAGCCCGAGACGAGACCGCGCTGATCGAGAAGGTCGAGGAGATCGAGGGCTACTCGTCGACGTACCGCAACCCGGAGTTCGAGTGGAACGTACCCACCGTCGACGAGCAGACCGAGGAGCGGGCGGTCGTCTCGGTGACCGTACGGATGATCACCGAGGACGAGCGCAGCGCCGAGCAGGACCTCAGTTTCGTCGTGGTGCAGAAGTCAAGTTGGTTCGTCTGCGACGTCAGCTGA
- a CDS encoding RidA family protein, with amino-acid sequence MTAGPHARLADLGLSLPTVVPPVAAYIPAVRSGQHVYVSGQLPMADGALLAVGKVGAEVTAEQAKALAHRCALNALAAIDQLVGLDAVTRIVKVTGFVASASGFTGQPAVINGASELFGTVFGDAGRHARSAVGVAELPLGAPVEVEVIVEVS; translated from the coding sequence ATGACCGCCGGCCCACACGCCCGGCTCGCCGACCTCGGGCTGAGCCTGCCGACCGTCGTCCCGCCGGTCGCCGCCTACATTCCGGCGGTCCGCTCCGGGCAGCACGTCTACGTCTCCGGACAGTTGCCGATGGCCGACGGCGCGCTGCTCGCGGTCGGCAAGGTCGGTGCGGAGGTCACCGCCGAGCAGGCCAAGGCGTTGGCCCACCGGTGCGCGTTGAACGCCCTCGCCGCGATCGACCAGCTGGTCGGTCTCGACGCCGTCACCCGGATCGTCAAGGTCACCGGTTTCGTCGCGTCGGCCAGCGGGTTCACCGGTCAGCCGGCGGTGATCAACGGCGCGTCCGAGCTGTTCGGGACGGTCTTCGGCGACGCCGGACGACACGCGCGCAGCGCGGTCGGGGTGGCCGAACTCCCGCTCGGTGCCCCGGTCGAGGTGGAGGTCATCGTCGAGGTGTCGTGA
- a CDS encoding MBL fold metallo-hydrolase: MTAHVTAPATALANQLPDWVTLLRAPNPGPMTLDGTNTWVLRQPGERLGVLVDPGPADAAHLDRIAAHGPYSVILVTHGHPDHVDAVPAARERLGAPVRGLVTEYQQVPDPVRDRTVLSVGGLTVTVLATPGHTGDSACFLVAGPDGQRVVLTGDTILGRGTTVVAWPDGDLGDYLASLRLLATYDGLVALPGHGPALADCAVAARFYLAHRQARLDQVRQVVAAGVTDPAAVVAEVYADVDRSLWWAAERSVRAQLAYLNGLEPQ, encoded by the coding sequence ATGACCGCGCACGTCACCGCCCCCGCCACGGCCCTGGCCAACCAGCTGCCGGACTGGGTGACCCTGCTGCGGGCACCCAACCCCGGGCCGATGACGCTCGACGGGACCAACACCTGGGTGCTGCGCCAACCGGGTGAGCGACTCGGCGTACTCGTCGACCCGGGGCCGGCGGACGCCGCGCACCTCGACCGGATCGCGGCCCACGGCCCGTACTCGGTGATCCTGGTCACCCATGGGCACCCCGATCACGTCGACGCGGTGCCGGCGGCGCGCGAGCGCCTCGGCGCCCCGGTCCGGGGCCTGGTCACCGAGTACCAGCAGGTGCCCGACCCGGTCCGGGACCGGACCGTGCTGTCCGTCGGCGGCCTGACGGTCACCGTGCTGGCCACCCCGGGGCACACCGGTGACTCGGCGTGCTTCCTGGTCGCCGGGCCGGACGGTCAGCGGGTCGTGTTGACCGGGGACACCATTCTCGGCCGGGGCACCACGGTGGTCGCCTGGCCCGACGGGGACCTCGGCGACTACCTGGCCAGCCTGCGGCTGCTGGCGACGTACGACGGGCTGGTCGCGCTGCCCGGCCACGGGCCGGCGCTGGCCGACTGTGCCGTCGCCGCCCGGTTCTACCTGGCCCACCGGCAGGCCCGGCTCGACCAGGTCCGGCAGGTCGTGGCCGCAGGCGTGACGGACCCGGCCGCCGTCGTGGCCGAGGTCTACGCCGACGTGGACCGGTCGCTGTGGTGGGCCGCCGAGCGGTCGGTACGGGCACAGCTGGCGTATCTGAACGGGCTGGAACCGCAGTGA
- a CDS encoding adenylate/guanylate cyclase domain-containing protein: protein MTCPVCGTVAVPGARFCHNCGAALPAAALLPAAERRVVTVLFGDLSDFTSWSEDLDPERVGAVTDRVLAALAGAVKTFGGHVDKLTGDGIMAVFGAPVAHEDDAERAVRAALSMQRAVRRVLDDERGGGAPLGLRVGLNTGDVVAGIQAAIEYTVIGDTVNTAARLADAAAIGAVYAGSRTAAGTRHVAAWRQLRPLRLKGKRAPVEAYELLGLHDAPGTRSGIGDQAPFVGREAEVGRLAGRLTEVIDHGDPRVLVLTAEAGIGKSRFAAEVERYAAGYDVGTGRYAAPTGARVLSVRCAAFGERRRLAPLADLVRIAAGLPRDSSTAVTRQVVEERLRRLGQRLARANPAPPPLAVDLLLTLLGYADPPAAHPSSGPADLTADAPVLDSEAIPGAVADLLSALAEETPLLIVVDDLHDALAETVVALGETLSRLTGPALVLLLGRPELVRTAGALTRVADAEVHALPPLRGADAARLLTSYLGGGRLPQPDVDRLLATAQGNPFYLAELVTLLIERGALTRTGPGPGAGLLGSTSVPGAGDGGDGADWRLVPGSLSSRLLSRDLAAVLAARIDALPADARSVLRDAAVVGDVVPGGTLEALRDRRDGRPTAVVALELDRAVEELLQRRMLRRTRTGFAFPTPLMREAAYAGIGKADLAERHACLARWAGAAVDDATASGVSAGIAASGGAGSGGGVGGMSPALRDAFIADHAERAVGLAEAVGLRPDSPSRAVAPLAVAALGRAARRAIAGGEPELAVEYAERATALGGESVPKADRLVYARALLQTGRPADALADAEKVFANAGDDAAARSGALLVAGRAHRALGDGDRALTVWREALQVATDVGLPAERAEAMRRLGMADFLAGRLSRASSRFAAAYQVNLAAGDRRGQAWSLQSLAWVTTTRGDFAGADAVLGRAARLFAELDDPVGRSWLRGTTAFARLLSGRLADARRLATVFLPFGERVGEAWAVGSLRAVEAFAAAELGDLAEADQSARRAYRDFDSAADDWGRGFALLARGAVARGLGELEHAGDLLSDALDQGQRIDHPLLIGMAGTLRGFVALECGDVAYAERLAQSVLTSVEPHNPLAAVQVGPRVLLASARLAAGDPATAVGLLTPIAAATGTEAVLLSRRHALARYAAALLADGQPERALRWARRAIDAPAEDVRSRVIGLEVLATALAANDDHEGARRAAAEAVALAYATEQVSERARAEQVRSVVEEGAVS, encoded by the coding sequence GTGACCTGCCCGGTCTGCGGCACCGTCGCGGTGCCCGGTGCCCGGTTCTGCCACAACTGTGGTGCCGCCCTGCCGGCGGCGGCGCTGCTGCCGGCCGCCGAGCGCCGGGTGGTCACGGTGCTCTTCGGTGACCTGTCCGATTTCACCTCCTGGTCGGAGGATCTCGACCCGGAGCGGGTCGGTGCGGTGACCGACCGGGTTCTGGCCGCGTTGGCCGGGGCGGTCAAGACATTCGGCGGACACGTCGACAAGCTCACCGGTGACGGGATCATGGCGGTCTTCGGCGCGCCGGTGGCCCACGAGGACGACGCCGAGCGGGCGGTGCGGGCGGCGCTCAGCATGCAGCGCGCGGTGCGGCGGGTGCTCGACGACGAGCGCGGCGGCGGCGCTCCGCTGGGGCTACGGGTCGGGCTCAACACCGGCGACGTGGTGGCCGGCATCCAGGCGGCGATCGAGTACACCGTCATCGGCGACACCGTCAACACCGCGGCCCGGCTGGCTGACGCCGCCGCGATCGGCGCGGTGTACGCCGGGTCGCGGACCGCCGCGGGCACCCGGCACGTGGCCGCCTGGCGGCAGTTGCGTCCGCTGCGGCTCAAGGGCAAACGGGCCCCGGTCGAGGCGTACGAGCTGCTCGGGCTGCACGACGCGCCCGGCACCCGGTCGGGCATCGGTGATCAGGCCCCGTTCGTCGGTCGGGAGGCCGAGGTCGGCCGGTTGGCCGGCCGGCTCACCGAGGTGATCGACCACGGTGATCCCCGGGTGCTGGTGCTGACCGCGGAGGCGGGCATCGGCAAGTCCCGGTTCGCCGCCGAGGTCGAGCGGTACGCCGCCGGCTACGACGTCGGCACCGGGCGGTACGCGGCTCCGACCGGCGCCCGTGTGTTGTCGGTGCGCTGCGCCGCGTTCGGCGAACGGCGCCGGCTGGCACCCCTGGCCGACCTGGTACGCATCGCGGCCGGCCTGCCCCGGGACAGCTCCACCGCCGTCACCCGTCAGGTGGTCGAGGAACGGCTGCGCCGGCTCGGTCAGCGGCTGGCCCGGGCCAACCCGGCTCCGCCGCCGCTCGCCGTCGACCTGCTGCTGACCCTGCTCGGGTACGCCGACCCGCCAGCCGCCCACCCGTCCTCGGGCCCGGCGGACCTGACCGCCGACGCGCCGGTGCTCGACTCGGAGGCGATTCCCGGTGCGGTCGCCGACCTGCTCAGTGCCCTGGCCGAGGAGACGCCGCTGCTGATCGTCGTGGACGATCTGCACGACGCGTTGGCTGAGACGGTCGTGGCGTTGGGCGAGACGCTGTCGCGGCTCACCGGCCCGGCGCTGGTTCTGTTGCTGGGGCGGCCCGAGTTGGTGCGGACCGCCGGTGCGTTGACCCGGGTCGCCGACGCCGAGGTGCACGCGTTGCCGCCGTTGCGCGGCGCCGACGCCGCCCGGCTGTTGACGTCCTACCTGGGCGGCGGGCGGCTGCCCCAGCCGGACGTGGACCGGCTGCTCGCCACCGCCCAGGGCAATCCCTTCTACCTCGCCGAGTTGGTGACCCTGCTGATCGAGCGGGGTGCGTTGACCCGGACCGGCCCGGGCCCGGGCGCTGGACTGCTGGGTTCGACTTCGGTGCCGGGGGCGGGCGACGGCGGCGACGGCGCGGACTGGCGGCTGGTGCCCGGCTCGCTGAGCAGCCGGCTGCTCTCCCGTGACCTGGCTGCGGTGTTGGCTGCCCGGATCGACGCGTTGCCGGCGGACGCCCGGTCGGTGTTGCGCGATGCCGCCGTGGTGGGCGATGTCGTGCCCGGCGGCACCCTGGAGGCGCTGCGGGACCGGCGCGACGGTCGGCCGACCGCCGTCGTCGCCCTCGAACTGGACCGGGCGGTCGAGGAGCTGCTGCAACGCCGGATGCTGCGCCGTACCCGCACCGGCTTCGCCTTCCCGACCCCGTTGATGCGCGAGGCCGCGTACGCCGGGATCGGCAAGGCCGACCTGGCGGAGCGGCATGCCTGTCTGGCCCGCTGGGCGGGTGCGGCGGTCGACGACGCGACGGCGTCGGGCGTTTCCGCCGGCATCGCGGCCTCGGGTGGCGCGGGATCCGGCGGCGGGGTCGGCGGGATGAGCCCGGCGCTGCGCGACGCGTTCATCGCCGACCACGCCGAGCGGGCCGTCGGGTTGGCGGAGGCCGTCGGGCTGCGGCCGGATTCGCCGTCGCGGGCGGTGGCGCCGCTCGCGGTGGCGGCGTTGGGCCGGGCGGCACGCCGGGCTATCGCCGGCGGCGAGCCGGAACTCGCCGTGGAGTACGCCGAACGGGCGACGGCGTTGGGCGGTGAGTCGGTGCCCAAAGCCGACCGGCTGGTCTATGCCCGCGCCTTGCTGCAGACCGGCCGACCCGCGGATGCGTTGGCCGACGCGGAGAAGGTCTTCGCCAACGCCGGAGACGACGCCGCCGCCAGGTCGGGCGCGTTGCTGGTGGCTGGCCGGGCCCATCGCGCGCTCGGCGACGGCGACCGGGCGTTGACGGTCTGGCGGGAGGCGCTGCAGGTCGCGACGGATGTGGGGCTGCCCGCCGAGCGGGCGGAAGCGATGCGTCGGCTCGGGATGGCGGATTTCCTGGCTGGCCGGCTCAGCCGGGCGAGTAGTCGGTTCGCCGCCGCGTACCAGGTGAATCTGGCGGCGGGCGACCGTCGTGGGCAGGCCTGGTCGTTGCAGAGTCTGGCCTGGGTGACCACCACCCGGGGCGACTTCGCCGGCGCCGACGCGGTGCTCGGCCGGGCGGCGCGGCTCTTCGCCGAGCTCGACGATCCGGTGGGGCGGTCCTGGCTGCGGGGCACGACGGCGTTCGCCCGGTTGCTCTCGGGTCGGTTGGCCGACGCCCGTCGGCTCGCCACGGTGTTCCTGCCGTTCGGTGAGCGGGTGGGTGAGGCGTGGGCGGTCGGCTCGTTGCGCGCGGTCGAGGCGTTCGCCGCGGCAGAGTTGGGCGACCTGGCCGAGGCGGACCAGTCGGCCCGGCGGGCGTACCGGGACTTCGACAGTGCGGCCGACGACTGGGGGCGTGGCTTCGCGCTGCTGGCCAGGGGTGCGGTCGCCAGGGGGCTGGGCGAGCTGGAACACGCGGGTGATCTGCTCTCCGACGCGCTGGACCAGGGGCAGCGGATCGACCATCCACTGTTGATCGGGATGGCCGGCACGCTGCGCGGGTTCGTGGCGTTGGAGTGCGGCGACGTGGCGTACGCCGAGCGGTTGGCCCAGTCGGTGCTGACCTCGGTGGAGCCGCACAATCCGCTGGCCGCGGTGCAGGTGGGGCCGCGGGTGCTGCTCGCGTCGGCGCGGTTGGCCGCCGGGGATCCGGCTACCGCTGTCGGGCTGCTGACGCCGATCGCGGCCGCGACCGGCACCGAGGCGGTGCTGCTGTCCCGACGCCACGCGCTGGCCCGGTACGCCGCCGCGTTGTTGGCCGACGGACAACCGGAGCGGGCGCTGCGTTGGGCGCGGCGGGCGATCGACGCCCCGGCGGAGGACGTGCGAAGCCGGGTGATCGGGCTGGAGGTGCTGGCCACCGCGTTGGCCGCCAACGATGATCATGAGGGCGCGCGCCGGGCCGCCGCCGAGGCGGTCGCCCTCGCGTACGCCACCGAGCAGGTCAGCGAGCGGGCGAGAGCCGAGCAGGTCAGGTCCGTTGTGGAGGAAGGCGCAGTGTCCTGA